A genomic window from Quercus lobata isolate SW786 chromosome 10, ValleyOak3.0 Primary Assembly, whole genome shotgun sequence includes:
- the LOC115963126 gene encoding F-box protein At5g49610-like, with protein sequence MVRKSKSHSDPTTSMAKKKAKAEKEDEKVCGADIISQLHPNIVIDILSRLPFNTLFSCRCVCKTWLHLLVDPSFAQLYHARADPCVILQPTNKNRQQHLYAVHFDNTNYVLNSIVKFATETHLGMECNVKLSLLDSCNGLILLGEMYRYQHQNLVKLDQLYVCNPITGEFVIVRPGINLTSSPMCPCLGFCPKTQVYKVVLLSKKGYVDEVSNNMVALVYTLGEKGNGLWKSVNIENGVLHLPVNTTFLNGIIHWVVRSPSVPQFIYSFDVEDECLRLVPPPPEFVSPDQTTRSKLGINLGVLEGRLAIVECDIDVSWFFNIWVMKDYGVQASWTKTHTMDFKMEKIVFLFPIPQILGLCRNGEILFTNHHRNLVSFNPVNPSFKSHRIEKLCDFLMHPYIPNLSSLRDIARGEPLFNATLR encoded by the coding sequence ATGGTAAGAAAAAGCAAATCCCATTCCGACCCAACAACCAGCATGGCCAAGAAGAAGGCCAAagcagaaaaagaagatgaaaaagtcTGTGGCGCTGACATTATCTCACAGCTTCACCCAAATATTGTGATAGACATTCTGTCACGACTGCCCTTTAATACCCTGTTCAGCTGTAGGTGCGTTTGCAAGACATGGCTACATCTTCTCGTTGATCCTAGTTTCGCTCAATTGTATCACGCAAGAGCAGACCCCTGCGTCATCCTccaacccacaaacaaaaaccGTCAACAGCATCTCTACGCGGTTCATTTTGACAATACAAATTATGTGCTTAACTCTATAGTAAAGTTTGCCACTGAAACCCATTTAGGTATGGAATGTAATGTGAAACTTAGTCTGTTGGATTCATGCAATGGGTTGATTTTGCTAGGCGAGATGTATCGGTATCAGCATCAAAACCTTGTGAAATTGGATCAATTATATGTGTGTAATCCTATAACGGGTGAGTTTGTCATAGTTAGGCCTGGTATCAACCTAACATCTTCTCCCATGTGTCCTTGCCTTGGCTTTTGTCCCAAAACTCAAGTATACAAGGTGGTTCTCTTGTCCAAAAAAGGGTATGTAGATGAAGTTAGTAACAACATGGTGGCTCTTGTGTACACACTTGGAGAGAAGGGTAATGGTCTTTGGAAGAGTGTTAATATTGAAAATGGTGTGCTCCATCTGCCAGTAAATACTACTTTTCTCAATGGAATTATTCATTGGGTTGTGAGATCCCCTAGTGTACCTCAGTTTATATATTCCTTTGATGTGGAGGATGAGTGTCTTCGACTGGTTCCACCACCTCCTGAGTTTGTGTCACCTGATCAAACTACACGGTCAAAGTTGGGGATCAATCTTGGGGTTTTGGAAGGTCGTCTTGCCATTGTTGAATGTGATATAGATGTTTCCTGGTTCTTTAACATATGGGTAATGAAGGACTATGGTGTTCAAGCATCTTGGACTAAGACACACACTATGGACTTCAAGAtggaaaaaatagtttttttatttcccattcCACAAATCCTAGGGTTGTGTCGCAATGGTGAGATTTTATTCACAAATCATCACAGGAATTTGGTTTCTTTCAATCCAGTGAACCCAAGTTTCAAGAGTCATAGGATTGAAAAACTATGTGACTTTCTGATGCATCCTTATATTCCCAACCTTTCTTCACTTAGGGATATAGCAAGAGGAGAACCGCTGTTCAATGCCACATTGAG